The nucleotide window AAAAGGAAACTGGCAAGCTCTACATTCGCTTAAGCCTACTCAACTTAGACACACACCGCTCTGATGCCGTTCAGCTACAGACATCTAGCTCACCATTATCCTCATTACTCCGTGGTAGCGCTCATTTTATATTGCTTCCACAGTTGCTAGGTTCAACTCCCCCTTGGATATCATTGCATATAAACAGCTGGCATGGAAAACGATGGTATAGCGTCACCACAACTCCGGTCAAAAGTCCTCcaccccctttcttccccctTTCACACAAACTCTCTCACTTCTCATCATTCACAACGGGACAGTCTCCCCGCCcacgtccttcttctcggacGTAACGCCGCCGGGGGtcgtctcctccttggcctcctcctcctcctcttccccgtGCGTCACGGTGTGGTGGCGCGTCGGCTTCTTGCCCGATATCATCGACTTGACCGTGTGCACGAGCGTCGCGCGGCCCTCGAAGATGGGGAACAGCccgacggcgaagaaggagcAGAAGATCCAAAGGATGCCgaccaccacccaccccgtGAAGAAGGGCTTGCTGAAGATGTACCCGGAGCCGTACATGGGCATCGGCCAGAGGATGAGCATCGCGATGGTCCTGGTCCGCTGTTagcttttttccccctcccttttgtctttttcttcttcttttctttttcccccGTACTTCTCTTTTACCATCCGGAGATACACTCTCCCGTTACGAGGGCACACTTACAAAAACGCCGTCATGGAGACGGAAATCTTGAACGCACGGGACAGCATCGTCTGCTCGCGCTCGAACGCCGCCTGCGTCTCCTGGTGTCCCGGGATCTCCTCGAGGTCCAGCCCGGCCGCGCTGGCCAGCTCGTGGTCGTCGCCCCTGCGgatcgccatcatcgacttCCAGTCGTACTTGTCCATACCAAACGCCAGCGTGAAGACCGGGATCAGCACGATGGGCGACAAAAGGGCGATGACGTTGCCGGCCAGCATGGGGTTGTTGGACCCCGTGCAGGCGATGTCCAAGACGCCGCACGtcttcttggccgtgacgagccagccgatgatggcgaagGCCGTGCCGAAGATGGGGGAgagcgtcgccgcccacttATTCTGGCCCTTCCACACGAGCGTCAGCGTCGCCGGgagcacggcggccgagatgagCACGCCCATCAGCACGTAGAGGTAACCCATCGAGATGCCGTTGTAATACAGTCCCACCGAGACGGAGCTGATGACGAGCGCGTACACGACGACCACCACGTGCGACATGTAGATGAGGCGCTTGCCGCTGGCGTCGGGCTTGAAATACGTCCGGTAGACGTCGTACGTGAAGATGgacgagacggcgatgagctccgccgacgatgccgacgtgACGGCCATGAAGACCATCAGCAgcgtcgccgcggcgccgcccttgccgaggAGGGCCACCGCCGCATAGGGAAGCGCAAGCCCGGCCgagacctcggcctcggtcatGCGCGCGGGGAAGGTCGGGAAGCGCGGGTTCGACTCGAGCGCCAGCGCAGAGAGGCCCatggtcgtcgccgtcagcCAGGGGATGGCGAACCACGagaggccgccgatgatgtAGCCGGGAAGCGCGTGgaccggcgacgccgcgaTGGCCTTGTTGTAGTATCCGTTATCCAGGAAGACTGTGCCGAAGTTTCCCACTGCGGAACTGCTTAGAACATCGAATCACACCAGAACGGTGACAGGACTCACCAATGTTGATGACGAAGAACTCGACGCCGCCTTGCGACTTCATGGTCAGGTAGGACCCCTCGGCGTTGCCCGAGACCGGGTGCCTgagcgcggcctcgacgaggaggtcgtaCACCTTGGAGGGGCTGCCGAGCACGTCGGAGCTGGCGTAGGCCGTCAGGGAGAAAATGATGATAATGATCAGCAGGATAAAGGTGTGGACCCAGTCGGTGAGAAAGGTCGCCTTCAAGCCTCCGACGAGCGTGTAGgcaacgacgccgacgggcaGCAGGTAaatggcggcgacggtgtgCCTGCGTCGTGTTCGAGGTCAGCAACCCTTTCACTTGTCCACAACCGGGGGGACAGCTTCCATCTGCCGTGACTTACATGCCGGTGAGTGCGTTGACCGTCGCCGCGCCTCCCACGATCAGCATCAGGGTGACCAGGATGTTGGTCATCAGGCCGAAGACGATAAAGACGAGATGCGTGGCCGTGCCGTATCTGGCCTTGATGACCTCGAGGAACGTGTGTGCATTGGGCGCCCTGCGCTTGAGCTCGATGGCGAGCGTCGCGAAGAGGAGGATCTGCACAGTCGCGCCCGAGGCGTACCAGAAAGGGCCAGATACGCCGTATCGGTAGCACACGCCCGACGACTGAAGCAGCGTGGCGGCCCACGTCCAGGACGAGACAACGGCGGAACCGACAAGGCCCGACTTGACCGTCCTGCCGGCCGTGGTAAAGTTCTCGGAAGTCTGCAGCTCCCTGTTGTATCGTCTAAGCACATAGGTCGTGGCAATCTGCACCGAGAATTTAGCACGTGAACGAGTCAAACGAGGAGAGGGGCTTATCAAGGTTGTCCTACCATGCCAATGGCGAAGAGGAAGCCTACGCCGAGGACAATGCCGTAGCCGACGCCCTGGTTGAGAGCTGCGGTCACCATTTTGGGCCAGTTTGTGGGAGAATCAGACGACTGTGACAATGTGTGATAACGGAGCAAGCTCGCAGCATGTTTGGCCCGGGCTCATGGGTGTATATATGTATGCCCTCGACTTCTGCAGACAACCATAGAGACAGATAActggccggcggcagcatcgaaCAAGGGGGATACTGTCCTACGGCTATCGGAGCTTAAACTGCCGGAGCCACCCTGTCCCATGAGCCACCATGAGATACACATTTACAAAGGCACGTTTCTGCCCCCACTCGAACCTGGAGATATCTCTGCTAGACCACTGGGGTTCGCGCTGCGGCGCGAGGTGGCCGGGGTACtggttgggggagggggctgcGACGTTATGCCCGGTTGGGACGAGTACTCTGAGATTGTGCGTCAAGTCTGAGACCCTGGATGAAGTTTGTCAAAGGAAAATGAGGcacggaggcggcggccaccaACACCATGCGGCGTGCGGGACAGAGATAAGGCCAAAAATTCAATCAGTCATAGAAATGGCGTTGCGGCATGCTGCCGTGCGCATGTCCCGGCCCAATGGCATCTGTCCTCACAGCCGTTAGGAGATCTGCAGCCAGTCGGATGCGAGAGGAATGCTTGTTCGGGATAGCGCTTAggcttggggggggagggagggtggaCCTTGGTGCGGCGGCGTGACATTCTTTTGATGTGAACTTCACCAGTAACATGATTGTAGTAGTGATTGCATTGGCTCGATGTTCCGCGGGAAATCCGTGACCGTGTTCTCTGCAGTGCTCAGCGGCTGCAAAAACTCTAGCTTCGTGGAAACTTGGCCAAGTATGGAGAAACGAAGGGTATGAAGAGCTGCCGTTCAGTGTATGTTCTTAGTGACTAAGATGGCTTTCGGTTGATCATCTAGCAACAACAATGTCTGTGTACAAACCTAAACTGCATCTGAACTTTCTTACTTCCTTGCTGACTCGGCTTTAGGGCGGAAGGGAAGGCTAATTTGTCTGGGTTCGTCAGGCATTCGTAGACTGTTCCTCATGCTGACGGCCAGAGGAAAGCTCCCGATGAGCCCTCTGCTTGATTTGAGGCACTGTGACTGGCCTCATTGTGTCTGTAGAGGAAGCCTACAGTAGTCTCGATTTCAGTTGGACATCGAGTTCCTTGGGATGGGTAAAGGCGATGACCTTCCGGGACCAGAGTGACGATCGGGCAAGACACCTGTAGtggaggcggccggcggccaaGAAACGATAAGGAGCGGCGATCAAGAGCCGTCCCTGTGGTATCTTGCGCTAGTTCGAGTGGCAGACCGGGCCCGCTGCTCGACATCAGAGTTCGGCTCGAGGTTGTGAATCGCGCGTGTTTATCAGGCTAGAGGTAATATGTTGTGACTTGTGAAGAAGGTTGACAGGGAGGAAGATAAGGAAACGCGATCCGTGTGGATGATGTGGAGAGACCCCCGTCTACGCACGGGCCATTATCCATTGAGATCTCCGCAATGAGCTTAGCATGCGAGGGACTCGGCCGCGCTCACTCTCAGTCTCACTTCTCACTCGCGCTCTCACTCACGCTCTCACCCTCATCTTGAAGGTACAGAACAGAACAGTTGACCGTCTTCTAGGAGAAAATCACACCAAGGAATGGCAACAAAACAGACAACACACAACTGTGACCAGttggacgacgatgccgtgTTCAAGATCTGGAGCTCTCTCTACCTAGATAGATGGTTGGTTGCTCGTCTCATGCGGCATCGGCTCGATACGCTCGGCAGTGGCCAGGTCAAGCTTTTGCAAAGCCTTTTCCAAGACAAAACCAAGACGAACGCCGACCCGCCTTCGTGGGGCTTCTTTACCTTGGCCTGCGAACTGCATACTATGAGTACATTTCACGTGGGGTGTCCCTTTTATGTGTGTTCCCACGCACTCCTCTACCTCATGAGATTGCTATGTTTCGACAGCTACGTCTCAAGCCAACGGGAATCAAACGACATTCCTGTTGTTGCCCACCAGCCTCACAAGCatctgccccccccctcccccctctcccagACCCATCCGATGCATGCATGTCCTTCACACCCTCCACGCCAAGCAAAGGGCGTTCACATCGGCGTCCTCAAGCGCGACGGTGGCTTGACGAGCTGAGAGATATGAAGCCCATCGCAAAAAGAAATGGCAGACCATTCACGACTCAGCATCTCCGTGGGTTTCCGTTGAAGTCAGCCCACAAAGCACGGCTTCGAAACTGACATGGAGAGCAGCCAAATCGACCCCGGACGGATCGCCTACGGAGAAACGAGCCCCACCCCCGAGGTAGCCTTACAATCTGATCTGGAGGCAACCGATTCTCGCTCCACCCAGCTGTACGAGAGCCGCCGGCCTGGTTCGCATTGCATGAGCTCTCATGTCGGCCAAACCTTCGGGTCTAGCCTGCCCGTCACGGGGGGTGCCCGGGATCTGATGCTACCTCAACCGAGCGGGAGCAAGTAATGACATCGGGCACTCGTGACAGAGCACTATATATCCGTGTCCAGCTTCTCCGTATCGGTGCAGGTGCCTTTGGGGCACATCGTattctcgccggcggccagaaCATGGCAGCTTCATCCCGGCGATCTCAAATTTGACGCCAGGGTCATGTGACGTTGCTGCTTGTGAAGTCTAAGACGATGCTCTTCCGATGTCGAGGCGGTGACCCATGGAACCAAGTGGCCATAGAGAGCGGGTACTGCCGGTGGATTCGTTCTACCACATCTACGATATCATCACGGGCCTTGACATAGGATATAGTATCTCTGACCTTCCCTTCAACACTTTTTTGAGGAGGGCTTGGCGCCCCCGAGGCGGTGCTACGTCCAGATCATCAAGGGGTGTAACGACCCTTTCTAATGTCCACCGAGTCCGCCCATCGTACATTCAAACCACGCGATACGCACTGCTTTCAGGTCAGCGACATCGCCCTGTCGACAAAGATGGCAGCTCACTTACTCAATGACAAGCTCATTCAGGTCCCACATCCCGGTCCCGACCCACAACGCTCCTCCCACCTTCTTGACATATCGCatgtccgtcgtcgtcaagctGATGGCCATGCGGTAGCAGTATCGCCTCGGGTCGACCCTCGCCTCGTCTTCCGTTCGGCAGGCGGTTTGGCGTAGCACGTCAGTCGTCCCGCTCAGGAACCCCCTCGTCCCCATCTCGAGCCTGTTCGAGAACAAATGGGTCAGCTGCAGGAAATCACGAGGGAGCAAGGGCCGCTTCTCCATACATGGCCGgttcctcgtcgccggtctGCAACTTGAACGCGGTGTTGATCTGATGGATAGGCCGGGTCTTGAGCCTCGTCTTATCCAGGTCATGTCCGGCCGACTCCACATCCTACCAGTCAGCCCAGCCGACGAAAATCATACAGTTCTCTTGGCCGCCTTTGAAGACGCTGGGGAACGCAAGTTGATGTGTAGGGATTGCTCACCAAGACGACACCCGAGCCCAGCGGCCCAGACCAGGAGCCGCAGACCACCCTCGCCAGCTCGACCGTCTTcccgccctcgacaacggTCTCCGCCACATCCGGCGCGAGCCGCACGGCGACCCGGAAGCCGAACTCGAACGTAGGCTTGGGGGGAGACATGGCGGGGTAGGGGAATTCGCTTGAGGGACCCGTCACTACAGTATCAGCATCGCTCCTCGGACTTCTGTGAAGTGACGTTAGTGGATAGAAGCCAAGGACTCCAAGGTTTTCTGTTTGGATCATCTTCATCTGCTGCGTGATGAAAGGTTTATGGCTCTAGATAAGAGACCGAGACACACTCACTTCGACGCCCGTTCGCTGTCCACTTCCTCGACTTCACGTCGCCGCACCCCATGTCTCTTCGCGAGGTTTTTATCCGTATCCCAATCCGAACCAGCTTGTCGGGGACATGCGAGCTTCCAGAAGCCGAAGACGTGCCCTAGGGGGGCCTGCTGCTCATGATGGTTCGTCTGTGACATCTTGACCCGACCTACTTGTCGAGTTTATCACGTTTCCCTATGGAGCAGTAGATCAAAAGAGGTCGCCGACATCTTTAAAACAAGAAGGAATGGGTGGCAGTGAGGAATATAGCCACACGTGGTTTCACTCGGCAGCCCCCGTCAACATTTGTTAAGGCACCCAAGTCAGCACAGCATCGACAGGAAACGCCCACATCACTAACCCGCTCACTTCCATTGCAAAGAAAAACAGCCCATCTTTCCCCCATACCCAACACTGTCTCTCCAACATTCGCTGACGCGGAGCAGCTTttcgccgccgacaagccATGCGGCGTGATCCCCTCCGTCGCATCGGCGAGACTATCTCCCCGCTCCCCGCCTCCCCCCGCCGCACGCCGCCCGACCCGACGACGCCACATCCGGATCGAGATGTCGCGGGTCCAATCGGACGTCTTCACCCGCTCCCTTAATTCCTCCGCAACCCCTTGTTCCCGCCCGCCACGATTGCCCTCCTGCGGTTGTGCATCCGCTGCTGACCCCGCTGACTTGCTGGACAGATGATTAAGCTGGCTTCGGATTGGGGAGGGGAACGATATTAGTAGGGCGTGGGAGCGGTGAAATCAGAGTGCTGCTGACATGAGCCTGTGGAAAGAGGGTTCGGTCGTTTAACGACTGGCTGGTGCCGCTGTTCTCTGACACGCAAATCCTCTGGGAACAGCCATTCTGGCCCTAGAAAGTCGTGAGCAAGCAAAAAGGAACATGCccttcaacaccaccatcTCGTCCCGGATAACCCCACAAATGGCGTCTCATCCAGCAGCGAAAAAGGAGGACAAAGATGATGAAAAAGAACAGAGAAAACACAATAGATTGGCCTGAAGAGTCGGTGTTCGGAGGATAGGGTTGTCTCCTCGAGCCAAGCAGGCGCAACGGCCAAGGTCATGATGAGGTGTCTGTCTACCTGGCGCCCATCCGCATCCGGCTCCAATTGCCAGACTTCACTACTCGACGATGAAAGCCCGATAGATCGGAAACACCCCCTCAAGACGCCAACATCTACCGAGCCCGAGATAGATGATCCTTCCACACCACTgcgcaacgcaacgcaacgtcctcatcctccagCACGACGTGACGAGCATCTCGCGGCCTCCCAACAGTCGTCCCGCATACCCCCCTATCTTCATCCGATCTTTCTGCCCTtccaacccctcccccatccTATCCGGTTCCATGTCGATAGTAGCAAGTCGCAGGTTGAACATCGAACTGCGACATTTCTCCTATCCCGCAGCACATGTACCCCACTCCTAACCCCTCCGAACCACAACTTCACAGCCCATGAACCGCCGCAGCACACGTTTCACCATGTCACTGCCACTCCCGCACCACCGACAAAAAAACACACGCGCCATCGAGtggcggtgcggtgcggtgcggtgcgtGTAGGACATTAGGAGAAGCCATCCCGTTGAAAAGAACAAGACTGGCCcctcccttttcctcctcttcctcaagCACGCCTCGAGAATTTATTCCTTTCGCCATGTCCGTACCCCTCCAAATCAAGTCTTGGCCTTTCGGACGCCTGGGCGAACTGCATCAATCTATATCCACCCTTCTCACTCGCTCCGACGGACTCGATCAGTTCACTCACAACTCATGGCGGCGTACAAACCGTCGCTTTTACGGCACACAACGACAGCCAGCACAATGTAactcaacgacgacggcgcgggcaCGGCAATGGAAGCTGGTGTGGAAACATACCCGGCAACATGGCGCAGTCCTGTTCCGTAGCGACGGATAACTGCATACGACACCAAACAAGCAAACACAGgggccatcgccgacaccAAGTTTGACTTCACGACTAATGTGCTGAGACACGTTTGCGATACAACGAAATGGACCTTGTTGACCAGCCTCCCTAACCCGAAAATCATTTCGAAGAGAATCCTAGGTACAAAGAACCCGAATGAGACATGAACAGGGGGGCGGGCTTCATCGCCTGATGGATCCATCACGAGTTTTCAAGTGAAGACTCGAGAGGATTGCCACGACGACCAGACCAAGAAGcgaagagaaaaaaaatgCAATGTTCCAATGGTGGGTTGGTTCCCTTTCCCCAAAAGTTTTGTCGTTCCACGCCAGATCCGTAAATGCATCATCATCAATGTCCAGTTTCCTTGAATCATGCCCTCGGCCGGCGCAGGAAGACGCAGCCGTGCCTATCCATCACGCAAGTGCCGTAACGAGACTCGTATGAAGAGAAATGTACCCATGCCATTTATGGGCGACCAAAGCGCATGATTCAAAGAGTCCGGGGGCCGAGACGAGGAGATCGAAAAAAAAGTCAAGCGATCCCCCGATAAAGTACAGCAGtagaagagaaaaaaatGCCTCGCTAGTGTGATGGAGCTCATCCGCACTCGTACCCAGTGGCCGTGTCGCAAACAAAATAACCCAGTTATGCTTCAAGCGGGCAGGATGAAGGGTGCAAATGCAGTTGCTTTGGAATAGTCCAAGGACGCTCGTCGGCTAGTCACACCGCTTAAGCAATGttgacggtggcggcgctgCCGGGAGGCAGGACGTTCTTGTCGAAGCTGCCAATGACGTTGCCTGGGTTCAGTTAGATCGGGTGCTCAAGGCATAGGCGAGATAGACAAGTGGTTAACTCACCCTGGGACTTGTAGTTGCAGACGGTGTACCAGCTGCCAATGGAGCTGAGAGTGCCGGCAGCGCAGTAGTGGACGCCGCAGCCAACAGTGGTGGTGTCAACCCAGACCATCTGGGTGAAATGGCCCCACTGGAGGAAGTTGGTCATGTCAGGGCTGGCCTCGCCATAGCCGGTGTAGAGGTTCAGCTCGCCGTTGTACCACTGCTCAGTGATGGCACGCTGGGCAGCCTTGGCCTCACCAAGACCCTCGGAGCCAGTGGCACCCCACATGGCAAGGTTCTGGCCGTAGCCACCACCGCCAGTGGCCCTAATCGTACGTTAGTAGCGGGTCAAGGAAATATGCTGGCCGAGGGCTCGTGCTCGACTTACATGTCGTGCTCGAAGACGCAGGTCTGGGCGGTGATGAGGGCGTAGCTGGCAAGGGCGCTGTCCCAGGTCAGAGCGGGAGCAGAGTGGTTAGACCGGTGAATGTTGTGGGAGTCGAGGCACGTGCTCTGGAGGTCGCTGACGGCGGGAGCGGCGCTAGGGGCGGCCTCGGTGGTCTCGACAACGGTAGGCGCGGGAGCAGGGACATAGGGGGCGACGGGCTCCGAGACGACGGGCGCGACAACAGGCTCGGGGGTAGGAGTGGGGGTGGGAGTCGGGGTCGGGGTCGGGGTGGGAGTCTCGGAGCgcttggtggtgatggtctCGAAGATGGGCGCAGGCGCGGGCGTATCCTCAATCTTGGGGACGGAGCTGGGAGCCTCGTAGAAGACAGCCGGGGTGGAGGGAGTAGGGGTGGGAGTAGGCTCCTCGATGGGAACGCCCTCAgtgacggtgacggtcaCGTAGGTGATGTCCAGGACGACCTCCAGGGCACGGGGATCGATGGCGGCACCCATGGCCAAGACGGCACTAGTGGCGGCAAGAACAATGGAAGACTTCATTTTGTGAGTTGGATAAAGCTGGTATCGAAAAAAGTGAAGATCTGAAAAGACAATTAGCTTCGCCCGCGAAGATGTTGTATGTGTACGAGTGAAGGAAGCAAAGTCCGACTAGCGACTGatgagagaagaaaaaaggagtGGGTTGAGGCAAGGTGGAACGAGAACTTGAACAAAGGGGGATATCATATTCATATATGACATCCGTCGAGGATCAAGACACCCGGCTTGCTCGGCGCCTCATGAGCATAGCATGCCTCAGCCGGTGCTGTTCGATGCTCCCGACACATGGACCCCGCCGTACGCATTGTTCGACACAGTGAGTCAAACAACACGTGACGGGGGAAGACAATGAACAACAACCATTGTTGGAAGGAGCGACACGATTCGTGCTGGAATGTGTCCCTCTTGTTGATGGCGTTCCAAACAATGCCATTGACGCGAATGGAATGAAGACATGGCAGGAAAAGTGGAGTATGAGGGAAATCTGGATCAGGGCGACTCACCTTTTGATGCTGTTGCTTGATGTCTTGGAATGATTCGCGGAATCTAACGAACAGGGGGATTCGGTCCGGAGGAAGGAGGTTGGGTTGTGATGGGAGAGATATTTATCGGAGTGAATTGATGGGCGGAGTTAAATATGTCCCGTGAGGTGGTTCTCAGAGCCAGCTGTGTGTGGTGATGCAGCACTGCTGATACGGTTCCGTCTAGGACCTTGTGGTGTGGAAAGGAGTGTGGTTGAACAACGTAGTTGCTGAAGTTGGAAGGAGGTTGGACGGAGTCGTAACTGTTTTTTCCGGAGAGTAGTGAGCCGTAGAAAAAAAGAAGTCTCGTGAGAGGGGTTGCGAAGGAATGACAAGAAGCCGGTGCTTGTTGGGTAGAGAACGTGAAGGTGAATCGCGGTTCCGAAAGGAATGTCGGTAGCCTGCCTGTCCTTCTATCCTGGAAGGTTGAGGGTGCAGGAAAAGAGGGGATTGGAGGTCTCGACCCGGTGGCGATATGATTGGTTTTAAAGGAATGGACGGTGTCAAACACGACACGATGgtgaccgaggccgaggcggagaaaggaaggggggtgAAGGGAGTGGAAGAAGCGGTCTCCTGGGAGTGGTGAAGCAAGGAGGAGAGACAAGACGTTctggatggcgatggcgggctACTAAAAAGGAGCCGACAGGACGACGGAAACCCGCACGACTGGGATTGAGGGGCCGGGCGAGAGTCTGAGCGTGAGGCCAGTTCAAGGTTAGCGTCGACAAGGTTCAAGGCCAGAGCGTCCAGGGAGTGCGTGAGAGTAGGAGTGATAGTGAGAGAGCTGTGCGGTTGGGTTGTTTAGGTGCGGCGTGTGTGCGACTGACCGTAGACCGCGCCGAGGATGGTTCTGTTGGTGAAGGGCGACTGGGGTTCCCGGCGGGTGTGGTGTACTGTGGATTGTGGGTTGTGGGTTGTGGAGGTTTCGATGTCgaggggtggaggggtgGCGTGTGAGCCTGTGTGGAGAGGCGTGAGATTTGCGAGGAAAATCAGACGAACAGAGAGGACGGGACGACGGGAGTGCAATGCGGGCCCTGCAGAATACCAGCAGAAGGAAGAGCGATGAGAGAGGGGTCCAACCCTTGAGGGGGTCGTGGAGAGGCAGTGGAGGCAACGGGTGATGAAGGATAACTATCTGGAGGCGAGACAAGCAAGCTGGGCAGGCCCTAAAAAAGAAATTGGGCGCAGTTTGGCCTGTCTGGGGGTTTGCAATTGAGTCAAAGTGACTGAGGGAACGAAGCTGGCCTGTACTAGGTGCGTGTAAGTGTTtaggagagagaaaagggggtgCGTCAAAATCATCTGGGGGTGGTTGTATCGTTGGACTGGCAGCTAGTGCGTGAAGAAGCAGAGGCGCTCGAAGAAGGGACGAACTTCAGAGTGTGGtccttcctcgtcttcgagaTCGCCACTCTGACTATGACGCGGCAGCAGGTGCGACTCACCTGATAGTGCTGCTTTCCTGGTGCCTCGGAAACACCTCTTAAAAGCGTTCGGATGACATTTCATATTCGCCGTAGGGAAAAAATACCAAAACATATATCAATGCTACGCCTCGCCGCTCGCTCTGTCTCTCAGCCTTCAGCCCGACGTGCATCTACCATGCACCGAGCAGATCCTCAAACCttgcccccctcccgtcTGCCTTACAAACCAGATGTTGTCCATCACTGGGTCAGCTTCCCGATCGAGGGCGCCGATTTTGCCGCTCTAGATTGCAGCATGTGACCGATATGCATTCCCAGATGCGGGTCATAATTGCTGCATATTATCAACGCAGCAGACACCGTCGTCCCTTGTTGCCCGAGGATGGTTCTAATCCCTCCTGCCCGCCATTCACAAAAACCATCTCTCCGTCACTTCGACAGCACGACCTCGTTGCTCCCTTTCTCCTTACCAAGCCAGGCCGTGTGCGCAAAAGCATCAAGGAGTCGGGCCATGCGTCAGCTCAGGCCCAGAATGAGAGCCCATCACCCTGCCCCTAAGCGCAGGTGTAAGCGACGTCTGATCTTCCACCTCCATCAGGTCCAGCATCGAGGGCGTCTCCTGGCCCCGGACGGCCCTCCTCTGGCTCCTCCAGGAGTCCCGGAGCCCTTGCAAAGCAGCGCGGCAGTCTTGGCTGACACAGAGCAGATATTTTGGAACAGTAACAGCCGGTGGTGTATTCCAACAGCGACAGATGGTAGTGCAGGCGGCAGAGGTAAGAGAGCGTGCTCGAGGGGCAGCGGAGAATAGGGGGGCTTGCAGACGATTTCCAAGGCGCTATCTTCCCACCCTGCCAATGTCATCTCGCTCCGcccgtcgtccgtcgtcggcccTGGCGTCTCGTCTGCTCAACAcacgcccccctcctttccccttctcccacGTCCCGGCCCCTGGCCTCTCGGCACATTTGACCAATTCCCATGCGGCAGCGTACAGTCCCCCCATG belongs to Colletotrichum higginsianum IMI 349063 chromosome 5, whole genome shotgun sequence and includes:
- a CDS encoding sodium symporter family protein, which translates into the protein MVTAALNQGVGYGIVLGVGFLFAIGMIATTYVLRRYNRELQTSENFTTAGRTVKSGLVGSAVVSSWTWAATLLQSSGVCYRYGVSGPFWYASGATVQILLFATLAIELKRRAPNAHTFLEVIKARYGTATHLVFIVFGLMTNILVTLMLIVGGAATVNALTGMHTVAAIYLLPVGVVAYTLVGGLKATFLTDWVHTFILLIIIIIFSLTAYASSDVLGSPSKVYDLLVEAALRHPVSGNAEGSYLTMKSQGGVEFFVINIVGNFGTVFLDNGYYNKAIAASPVHALPGYIIGGLSWFAIPWLTATTMGLSALALESNPRFPTFPARMTEAEVSAGLALPYAAVALLGKGGAAATLLMVFMAVTSASSAELIAVSSIFTYDVYRTYFKPDASGKRLIYMSHVVVVVYALVISSVSVGLYYNGISMGYLYVLMGVLISAAVLPATLTLVWKGQNKWAATLSPIFGTAFAIIGWLVTAKKTCGVLDIACTGSNNPMLAGNVIALLSPIVLIPVFTLAFGMDKYDWKSMMAIRRGDDHELASAAGLDLEEIPGHQETQAAFEREQTMLSRAFKISVSMTAFLTIAMLILWPMPMYGSGYIFSKPFFTGWVVVGILWIFCSFFAVGLFPIFEGRATLVHTVKSMISGKKPTRHHTVTHGEEEEEEAKEETTPGGVTSEKKDVGGETVPL
- a CDS encoding effector 14; this translates as MKSSIVLAATSAVLAMGAAIDPRALEVVLDITYVTVTVTEGVPIEEPTPTPTPSTPAVFYEAPSSVPKIEDTPAPAPIFETITTKRSETPTPTPTPTPTPTPTPEPVVAPVVSEPVAPYVPAPAPTVVETTEAAPSAAPAVSDLQSTCLDSHNIHRSNHSAPALTWDSALASYALITAQTCVFEHDMATGGGGYGQNLAMWGATGSEGLGEAKAAQRAITEQWYNGELNLYTGYGEASPDMTNFLQWGHFTQMVWVDTTTVGCGVHYCAAGTLSSIGSWYTVCNYKSQGNVIGSFDKNVLPPGSAATVNIA